From one Lotus japonicus ecotype B-129 chromosome 3, LjGifu_v1.2 genomic stretch:
- the LOC130742731 gene encoding uncharacterized protein LOC130742731, with amino-acid sequence MQMAISLRGGALGDPSFRLCSLNSTSSLHVSQNVVVPTSSSSSPVLPLIACKIKTASRSKIICSAVQESSPSTSATTETKEEEVKAAPKAAAEKKPPAKAPVKPLPQMMEEDVIPSLKEIFEAQEDLSDIELVFQDNKLEGSFLKKGNPYLFWAFFPTGNLTGPKGFSISSYNSGASTVEPFLVDEKKITAKHIVFWVEKRLAAQGIIPVWKD; translated from the exons ATGCAAATGGCAATTTCATTAAGAGGAGGAGCACTTGGAGATCCCAGCTTTCGTTTGTGTTCATTAAACTCAACTTCTTCTTTGCATGTTTCCCAGAATGTTGTGGTACccacctcatcatcatcatcaccagtGCTACCTTTG ATTGCATGCAAAATTAAAACAGCCAGTAGAAGCAAGATCATCTGCTCTGCTGTTCAGGAATCATCTCCTAGTACATCAG CTACCACTGAAACAAAGGAGGAGGAGGTAAAGGCAGCTCCAAAAGCTGCTGCAGAAAAGAAGCCTCCTGCTAAAGCTCCAGTAAAGCCTCTACCTCAGATGATGGAGGAGGATGTGATCCCTTCATTGAAAGAAATATTTGAAGCCCAGGAAGATCTTTCTGATATTGAGCTAGTCTTTCAGGACAATAAG TTAGAAGGTTCCTTTTTGAAGAAAGGCAATCCCTATTTATTTTGGGCCTTCTTCCCCACCGGAAACCTTACTG GTCCAAAGGGGTTTTCTATATCATCCTATAACTCAGGAGCAAGCACTGTTGAGCCATTTCTTGTTGACGAAAAGAAAATTACAGCTAAACACATTGTCTTCTGGGTTGAAAAACGTTTGGCAGCACAGGGGATCATTCCTGTTTGGAAAGATTAG
- the LOC130742730 gene encoding adenine DNA glycosylase isoform X2, with product MFLRLQLPPLVPNMSEKNNTRRKSVRVSKKPRPSAETEDIEDAVSFTNDETHKLRVSLLAWYDKNRRDLPWRTTLDPNNEEQEEEEVEKRAYGVWVSEIMLQQTRVQTVVAYYNRWMEKWPTIHHLAQASLEEVNEMWAGLGYYRRARFLLEGAKKIVAEGGKIPRLASMLRKIPGIGDYTSGAIASIAFKEAVPVVDGNVVRVIARLRAISANPKDSVIVKRIWKLAAQLVDPLRPGDFNQALMELGATVCTPLNPSCSSCPASEFCHALSNSKHDSTVAVTDYPAKSVKVKQRSDFSAVCVVELLGARTLLDENQTSSKFIIVKRPDEGLLAGLWEFPSILLDGETDPLARREATNCFLKENFKIDIRKTCNIVVREDVGEFVHIFSHIRLKLYVEFLMLQLKADDLVESQGNETTTWKCVDSNALSSMGLTTSVRKVYNMVQKFKQKRLPSNHVPTKKRSRTTKRKSA from the exons ATGTTTTTAAGATTACAATTGCCACCACTGGTTCCCAACATGTCGGAGAAGAACAACACAAGGAGGAAGAGTGTTAGGGTCAGCAAAAAGCCACGTCCTTCAGCGGAAACTGAAGACATAGAGGACGCAGTGTCCTTCACCAACGACGAGACCCACAAACTGAGAGTGTCTCTCTTGGCTTGGTACGACAAAAACCGCAGGGACCTTCCTTGGAGAACTACCCTAGACCCTAacaatgaagaacaagaggaggaagaagtggAAAAGAGAGCTTATGGTGTGTGGGTATCTGAGATTATGCTGCAGCAAACAAGGGTTCAGACTGTTGTTGCCTATTACAACCGTTGGATGGAAAAATGGCCCACCATTCACCATCTCGCACAAGCTTCTCTTGAG GAAGTAAATGAGATGTGGGCAGGTTTGGGCTACTATCGAAGAGCTCGTTTTCTTTTAGAG GGGGCGAAGAAAATAGTTGCAGAAGGAGGCAAAATTCCTCGGCTGGCATCTATGCTACGAAAGATTCCTGGAATAGGAGACTATACATCTGGAGCAATTGCATCTATAGCATTCAAAGAG GCAGTTCCTGTTGTTGATGGAAATGTGGTTAGGGTGATAGCGAGACTAAGGGCTATTTCTGCAAATCCAAAAGACTCAGTAATTGTTAAGAGAATTTG GAAGTTAGCAGCTCAGTTGGTCGATCCTCTTCGTCCTGGGGATTTCAATCAGGCTCTCATGGAACTTGGCGCAACTGTATGCACCCCTTTGAACCCAAGCTGTTCCTCATGCCCAGCATCAGAATTTTGTCATGCACTATCAAATTCTAAACATGATAGTACAGTAGCAGTTACAGATTATCCTGCTAAAAGTGTGAAGGTTAAACAAAGAAGTGATTTTTCTGCTGTATGTGTTGTTGAATTACTTGGAGCCCGAACATTGTTAGATGAAAACCAGACTAGCAGCAAATTTATAATTGTAAAAAGGCCTGATGAAGGATTGCTTGCTGGTCTTTGGGAGTTTCCATCTATATTGCTTGATGGAGAGACAGATCCATTGGCGAGAAGAGAAGCAAcaaattgcttcttaaaagaaaatttcaaaattgatatAAGAAAGACTTGCAATATCGTTGTGAGAGAAGATGTTGGGGAATTTGTTCATATTTTCAGTCACATTCGCCTCAAGTTGTATGTTGAATTTCTGATGTTACAATTGAAAG CAGATGATTTAGTCGAGAGCCAGGGCAACGAAACTACAACTTGGAAATGTGTTGACAGCAATGCCCTATCGAGTATGGGACTAACAACCAGCGTAAGAAAG GTGTACAACATGGTTCAAAAGTTTAAGCAGAAAAGACTTCCTTCTAACCACGTGCCAACCAAAAAGAGAAGTAGAACGACCAAGAGAAAATCAGCATAG
- the LOC130742730 gene encoding adenine DNA glycosylase isoform X3, which yields MFLRLQLPPLVPNMSEKNNTRRKSVRVSKKPRPSAETEDIEDAVSFTNDETHKLRVSLLAWYDKNRRDLPWRTTLDPNNEEQEEEEVEKRAYGVWVSEIMLQQTRVQTVVAYYNRWMEKWPTIHHLAQASLEEVNEMWAGLGYYRRARFLLEGAKKIVAEGGKIPRLASMLRKIPGIGDYTSGAIASIAFKEAVPVVDGNVVRVIARLRAISANPKDSVIVKRIWKLAAQLVDPLRPGDFNQALMELGATVCTPLNPSCSSCPASEFCHALSNSKHDSTVAVTDYPAKSVKVKQRSDFSAVCVVELLGARTLLDENQTSSKFIIVKRPDEGLLAGLWEFPSILLDGETDPLARREATNCFLKENFKIDIRKTCNIVVREDVGEFVHIFSHIRLKLYVEFLMLQLKDDLVESQGNETTTWKCVDSNALSSMGLTTSVRKVYNMVQKFKQKRLPSNHVPTKKRSRTTKRKSA from the exons ATGTTTTTAAGATTACAATTGCCACCACTGGTTCCCAACATGTCGGAGAAGAACAACACAAGGAGGAAGAGTGTTAGGGTCAGCAAAAAGCCACGTCCTTCAGCGGAAACTGAAGACATAGAGGACGCAGTGTCCTTCACCAACGACGAGACCCACAAACTGAGAGTGTCTCTCTTGGCTTGGTACGACAAAAACCGCAGGGACCTTCCTTGGAGAACTACCCTAGACCCTAacaatgaagaacaagaggaggaagaagtggAAAAGAGAGCTTATGGTGTGTGGGTATCTGAGATTATGCTGCAGCAAACAAGGGTTCAGACTGTTGTTGCCTATTACAACCGTTGGATGGAAAAATGGCCCACCATTCACCATCTCGCACAAGCTTCTCTTGAG GAAGTAAATGAGATGTGGGCAGGTTTGGGCTACTATCGAAGAGCTCGTTTTCTTTTAGAG GGGGCGAAGAAAATAGTTGCAGAAGGAGGCAAAATTCCTCGGCTGGCATCTATGCTACGAAAGATTCCTGGAATAGGAGACTATACATCTGGAGCAATTGCATCTATAGCATTCAAAGAG GCAGTTCCTGTTGTTGATGGAAATGTGGTTAGGGTGATAGCGAGACTAAGGGCTATTTCTGCAAATCCAAAAGACTCAGTAATTGTTAAGAGAATTTG GAAGTTAGCAGCTCAGTTGGTCGATCCTCTTCGTCCTGGGGATTTCAATCAGGCTCTCATGGAACTTGGCGCAACTGTATGCACCCCTTTGAACCCAAGCTGTTCCTCATGCCCAGCATCAGAATTTTGTCATGCACTATCAAATTCTAAACATGATAGTACAGTAGCAGTTACAGATTATCCTGCTAAAAGTGTGAAGGTTAAACAAAGAAGTGATTTTTCTGCTGTATGTGTTGTTGAATTACTTGGAGCCCGAACATTGTTAGATGAAAACCAGACTAGCAGCAAATTTATAATTGTAAAAAGGCCTGATGAAGGATTGCTTGCTGGTCTTTGGGAGTTTCCATCTATATTGCTTGATGGAGAGACAGATCCATTGGCGAGAAGAGAAGCAAcaaattgcttcttaaaagaaaatttcaaaattgatatAAGAAAGACTTGCAATATCGTTGTGAGAGAAGATGTTGGGGAATTTGTTCATATTTTCAGTCACATTCGCCTCAAGTTGTATGTTGAATTTCTGATGTTACAATTGAAAG ATGATTTAGTCGAGAGCCAGGGCAACGAAACTACAACTTGGAAATGTGTTGACAGCAATGCCCTATCGAGTATGGGACTAACAACCAGCGTAAGAAAG GTGTACAACATGGTTCAAAAGTTTAAGCAGAAAAGACTTCCTTCTAACCACGTGCCAACCAAAAAGAGAAGTAGAACGACCAAGAGAAAATCAGCATAG
- the LOC130742730 gene encoding adenine DNA glycosylase isoform X1, producing the protein MFLRLQLPPLVPNMSEKNNTRRKSVRVSKKPRPSAETEDIEDAVSFTNDETHKLRVSLLAWYDKNRRDLPWRTTLDPNNEEQEEEEVEKRAYGVWVSEIMLQQTRVQTVVAYYNRWMEKWPTIHHLAQASLEEVNEMWAGLGYYRRARFLLEGAKKIVAEGGKIPRLASMLRKIPGIGDYTSGAIASIAFKEAVPVVDGNVVRVIARLRAISANPKDSVIVKRIWKLAAQLVDPLRPGDFNQALMELGATVCTPLNPSCSSCPASEFCHALSNSKHDSTVAVTDYPAKSVKVKQRSDFSAVCVVELLGARTLLDENQTSSKFIIVKRPDEGLLAGLWEFPSILLDGETDPLARREATNCFLKENFKIDIRKTCNIVVREDVGEFVHIFSHIRLKLYVEFLMLQLKGAADDLVESQGNETTTWKCVDSNALSSMGLTTSVRKVYNMVQKFKQKRLPSNHVPTKKRSRTTKRKSA; encoded by the exons ATGTTTTTAAGATTACAATTGCCACCACTGGTTCCCAACATGTCGGAGAAGAACAACACAAGGAGGAAGAGTGTTAGGGTCAGCAAAAAGCCACGTCCTTCAGCGGAAACTGAAGACATAGAGGACGCAGTGTCCTTCACCAACGACGAGACCCACAAACTGAGAGTGTCTCTCTTGGCTTGGTACGACAAAAACCGCAGGGACCTTCCTTGGAGAACTACCCTAGACCCTAacaatgaagaacaagaggaggaagaagtggAAAAGAGAGCTTATGGTGTGTGGGTATCTGAGATTATGCTGCAGCAAACAAGGGTTCAGACTGTTGTTGCCTATTACAACCGTTGGATGGAAAAATGGCCCACCATTCACCATCTCGCACAAGCTTCTCTTGAG GAAGTAAATGAGATGTGGGCAGGTTTGGGCTACTATCGAAGAGCTCGTTTTCTTTTAGAG GGGGCGAAGAAAATAGTTGCAGAAGGAGGCAAAATTCCTCGGCTGGCATCTATGCTACGAAAGATTCCTGGAATAGGAGACTATACATCTGGAGCAATTGCATCTATAGCATTCAAAGAG GCAGTTCCTGTTGTTGATGGAAATGTGGTTAGGGTGATAGCGAGACTAAGGGCTATTTCTGCAAATCCAAAAGACTCAGTAATTGTTAAGAGAATTTG GAAGTTAGCAGCTCAGTTGGTCGATCCTCTTCGTCCTGGGGATTTCAATCAGGCTCTCATGGAACTTGGCGCAACTGTATGCACCCCTTTGAACCCAAGCTGTTCCTCATGCCCAGCATCAGAATTTTGTCATGCACTATCAAATTCTAAACATGATAGTACAGTAGCAGTTACAGATTATCCTGCTAAAAGTGTGAAGGTTAAACAAAGAAGTGATTTTTCTGCTGTATGTGTTGTTGAATTACTTGGAGCCCGAACATTGTTAGATGAAAACCAGACTAGCAGCAAATTTATAATTGTAAAAAGGCCTGATGAAGGATTGCTTGCTGGTCTTTGGGAGTTTCCATCTATATTGCTTGATGGAGAGACAGATCCATTGGCGAGAAGAGAAGCAAcaaattgcttcttaaaagaaaatttcaaaattgatatAAGAAAGACTTGCAATATCGTTGTGAGAGAAGATGTTGGGGAATTTGTTCATATTTTCAGTCACATTCGCCTCAAGTTGTATGTTGAATTTCTGATGTTACAATTGAAAG GGGCAGCAGATGATTTAGTCGAGAGCCAGGGCAACGAAACTACAACTTGGAAATGTGTTGACAGCAATGCCCTATCGAGTATGGGACTAACAACCAGCGTAAGAAAG GTGTACAACATGGTTCAAAAGTTTAAGCAGAAAAGACTTCCTTCTAACCACGTGCCAACCAAAAAGAGAAGTAGAACGACCAAGAGAAAATCAGCATAG